In Vulpes lagopus strain Blue_001 chromosome 1, ASM1834538v1, whole genome shotgun sequence, a genomic segment contains:
- the LOC121472896 gene encoding olfactory receptor 5K4-like encodes MDKENQSLATEFILIGFTDRPVLKSLLFSVFFAIYLVTMVGNLGLVPLILMECHLHTPMYIFLGNLALMDSCCACAITPKMLENFFSKDRMISLYECMAQFYFLCLAETADCFLLAAMAYDRYVAICSPLQYHTVMSKKLCLQMTAGAFIASNLHSMIHVGLLLRLTFCRSNQIDHFFCDILPLYRLSCTDPSINELMIYIFSMPIQIFTIAIVLFSYLCILFTIFKMKSKEGRGKAFSTCASHFLSVSIFYICLLMYIRPFEEGDKDIPVAVFYTIVVPLLNPFIYSLRNKEVINVLKRCLKNYNIFK; translated from the coding sequence atggataaggaaaatcaATCCTTGGCAACAGAGTTTATCCTTATAGGATTTACAGATCGTCCAGTGCTGAAGAGTCTTCTGTTTTCCGTGTTCTTTGCCATCTATCTGGTGACCATGGTGGGGAATCTGGGCCTGGTGCCATTGATCCTTATGGAGTGTCACCTTCACACACCCATGTACATCTTTCTGGGCAACCTGGCTCTAATGGATTCCTGTTGTGCCTGTGCCATTACCCCCAAGATGTTAGAGAATTTCTTTTCGAAGGACAGAATGATTTCCCTCTATGAATGCATggcacaattttattttctctgccttgcTGAAACTGCAGACTGCTTTCTCCTGGCAGcaatggcctatgaccgctatgtggccatctgcagCCCACTGCAGTACCACACCGTGATGTCGAAGAAGCTCTGCCTTCAGATGACCGCAGGGGCCTTCATAGCTAGTAACCTGCATTCCATGATCCATGTAGGGCTTCTATTAAGGTTAACTTTCTGCAGATCTAATCAAATTGACCACTTTTTTTGTGACATTCTTCCCCTCTATAGACTCTCTTGTACTGACCCTTCTATCAATGAACTAATGATCTATATTTTTTCAATGCCGATTCAAATATTCACCATTGCCATTGTCTTGTTCTCTTATCTCTGCATCCTTTtcacaattttcaaaatgaagtcCAAAGAAGGGAGAGGTAAAGCTTTTTCTACCTGTGCATCCCACTTTCTATCTGTTTCAATATTCTACATTTGTCTTCTCATGTATATTCGACCATTTGAAGAAGGGGATAAAGATATACCAGTGGCAGTTTTTTATACCATAGTAGTTCCTTTATTAAATCCTTTTATCTATAGTCTAAGAAATAAGGAGGTGATAAATGTTCTTAAAAGatgtttaaagaattataatatttttaaataa